A window of the Eleutherodactylus coqui strain aEleCoq1 chromosome 8, aEleCoq1.hap1, whole genome shotgun sequence genome harbors these coding sequences:
- the TMEM237 gene encoding transmembrane protein 237, with protein MDGTRAPPRALPPTPSFLSTYQEDEIPISRSKKKKVKSSTNALDDVVQETALKTSESKEPLTPERRKRKRKKPAEAETSFIKQNLNTSITQNGGNVDSHPPDEGIVRKPRRRTKKARPVEHGFPNDLGVEDEDIVPDGQIRLPEHHPVFIVPSLTSQPVGKLFVEKNRKFQAADRSAIIKTTEHVDDFLDIKPTWSSMDVSLTVHRSFRIIGLFCSGFLSGYTLWNVVVIYILAGSQLTSLPKLLEVYKDLAYPSQCFLYLLLALSTVSAFDRIDLANVANAIRGLVTLDPSAVASLMYFVALFLALSQQMTSDRINFYTPPTQNGSLWQEDTETEILRPWIVVNLVVTLLVGLAWLFLSCRPDVDHSEDSIFLPEENYPDMERGMTIHA; from the exons GCACCACCACGTGCCCTCCCGCCAACACCGAG TTTTTTAAGCACATATCAAG AGGATGAAATCCCAATTAGCcgttcaaaaaagaaaaaggtcAAGTCATCTACTAATGCATTAG ATGATGTTGTACAGGAAACAGCTTTAAAAACTTCAGAAAGTAAAGAACCTCTTACACCTGAAAGacgaaaaaggaaaagaaagaagccTGCAG AAGCTGAGACCTCTTTCATCAAGCAGAACCTTAATACTTCCATTACCCAGAATGGTGGTAATGTAGACTCCCATCCTCCAGATGAAGGAATTGTCCGCAAACCTCGCAGAAGAACAAA GAAAGCTAGGCCTGTAGAACATGGATTTCCTAATGACCTGGGtgtagaagatgaagatatcgTTCCAGATGGACAAATAAGActcccagaacatcatcctgtgTTCATCGTACCATCCCTGACAAGTCAACCTGTAGGCAAATTATTTGTGGAGAAGAATA GAAAATTTCAAGCTGCAGATCGTTCTGCGATCATCAAAACCACAGAACATGTGGATGATTTCCTGGATATTAAACCTACATGGAGCAGTATGGATGTATCTCTCACTGTGCATCGCAGCTTTag GATAATCGGGCTGTTCTGCAGTGGCTTCTTATCTGGGTACACATTGTGGAACGTCGTGGTGATTTACATCCTTGCCGGCAGCCAGTTGACTTCTCTACCTAAGCTGCTTGAAGTTTACAAAGATTTGGCATATCCATCTCAGTGCTTCCTGTATTTGCTGTTGGCTCTCAGCACCGTTTCTGCATTTGACAG gATTGACCTAGCTAATGTGGCAAATGCAATTCGAGGTCTTGTTACACTGGACCCATCAGCCGTGGCTTCATTAA TGTATTTTGTTGCTCTTTTTCTTGCACTGAGTCAACAAATGACAAGTGACAGGATAAATTTCTACACACCTCCAACGCAGAATGGCAGCTTGTG GCAGGAAGATACAGAGACTGAGATCCTTCGGCCTTGGATTGTTGTCAATTTGGTGGTAACTTTGCTGGTCGGACTTGCCTGGCTATTTCTTTCATGCCGGCCAGACGTGGATCACAGTGAAg ATTCCATATTCCTCCCAGAAGAAAACTACCCAGACATGGAGAGGGGGATGACAATTCATGCATGA